The following coding sequences are from one uncultured Desulfobacter sp. window:
- a CDS encoding crossover junction endodeoxyribonuclease RuvC, with protein MKIIGIDPGLAGTGIGVIEGQGRHIAGYSFGSISTDAGESTPVRLDQIYRKIKSFLIEQQPDLVVIEDIYSLEKYPGSGIMLGKVSGVLILAAFKAGVQIREVSVREVKKVISGNGRADKCQVERAVRHLLNHHERIRPFHASDALGMALTGLFRYGGDRGI; from the coding sequence ATGAAAATAATAGGCATTGATCCCGGTCTTGCCGGTACCGGAATCGGGGTCATTGAGGGGCAGGGGCGTCATATTGCCGGATATTCCTTTGGCAGCATCTCCACAGATGCCGGTGAATCAACGCCGGTCAGGCTGGATCAGATTTACCGTAAAATCAAATCCTTTCTAATTGAACAGCAGCCCGATCTTGTTGTCATTGAAGATATTTACTCCCTTGAAAAATATCCGGGATCGGGTATTATGTTAGGAAAAGTCTCTGGTGTATTGATTTTAGCGGCTTTCAAGGCGGGCGTTCAAATTCGCGAAGTGTCCGTCAGGGAAGTTAAAAAGGTGATTTCGGGTAATGGTCGGGCGGATAAGTGTCAGGTGGAGCGTGCCGTGCGCCATTTGTTAAATCACCATGAGCGCATTCGTCCTTTTCACGCGTCGGATGCGTTGGGAATGGCATTGACAGGGCTGTTCCGGTATGGGGGAGACCGAGGAATTTAA
- the ruvB gene encoding Holliday junction branch migration DNA helicase RuvB, whose amino-acid sequence MTADADILSYSSDKKGVVSEKLKIEDHAQEIVSLRPVCFDDYVGQAPAVETLKIAIQAAKMRNEPLEHILLHGPPGLGKTTVSHIIANEMGKDLTVTSGPTLEKGGDLVGILTNLGEGDILFVDEIHRIPKVVEEFLYPAMEDYAVDFVFDKGIHARSHRYRLKQFVLIGATTRVGLLSAPLRDRFGIFRTLDFYSVEELAVIIQRSALLLKTRITDDGAWELAKRSRGTPRIANRLLKRVRDYAMVRHQGLMTAKGVQEALALEGIDKLGLTPLDRNYLETIIRFYNGGPVGIEAISATLQEETDTLVDVVEPYLLKIGLVLRTSSGRKAPENAYRHLNLEKRG is encoded by the coding sequence ATGACAGCCGACGCAGATATTTTAAGCTATAGTTCTGATAAAAAGGGCGTGGTGTCAGAAAAATTGAAAATTGAAGACCATGCCCAGGAGATTGTTTCCCTCCGCCCCGTTTGCTTTGATGATTATGTGGGGCAGGCCCCAGCCGTGGAAACACTCAAGATTGCCATCCAGGCGGCAAAAATGCGCAACGAGCCTTTGGAGCACATCTTATTGCACGGTCCGCCCGGGCTTGGAAAGACGACGGTGTCCCATATTATTGCAAATGAAATGGGAAAGGATTTAACCGTCACCTCCGGACCGACCCTGGAAAAGGGCGGTGATCTTGTGGGGATTTTAACCAATCTCGGGGAGGGTGATATCCTTTTTGTGGATGAAATTCACAGGATTCCCAAAGTGGTGGAAGAGTTCCTCTATCCGGCCATGGAGGATTATGCCGTGGATTTTGTCTTTGATAAGGGGATTCATGCCCGAAGCCATCGGTATCGGTTAAAACAATTTGTACTTATCGGTGCCACGACCCGGGTGGGACTTTTGTCCGCCCCGCTGCGAGATCGTTTCGGTATATTTCGCACCCTTGATTTCTACTCTGTGGAAGAGTTGGCGGTGATTATTCAGCGTTCAGCCCTGCTTTTGAAAACCCGTATCACCGATGACGGTGCGTGGGAGCTTGCAAAACGATCCCGGGGAACCCCTCGGATTGCCAACAGGCTTCTCAAGCGTGTCCGGGACTATGCCATGGTCAGGCACCAGGGGCTTATGACGGCCAAAGGTGTTCAGGAGGCCCTGGCACTCGAAGGCATTGACAAACTGGGGTTGACGCCTTTGGATCGAAATTATCTGGAAACGATTATCCGGTTTTACAATGGCGGGCCTGTGGGCATAGAGGCGATTTCAGCGACCTTGCAGGAGGAGACCGACACCTTGGTGGATGTGGTGGAACCCTATTTATTGAAAATTGGTCTTGTGCTGCGCACGTCCAGCGGTAGAAAAGCACCGGAAAATGCATACCGGCATCTAAATCTGGAAAAAAGAGGGTAA
- a CDS encoding exonuclease domain-containing protein: MQTLLFYDIETSGLNPAFDQVLTFACIRTDLSLNEISREEIVVRLRDDIVPSPWAFLTHRLDANILDAGISEYSAALKIHGLLNTPQTISVGYNSLGFDDEFLRFLFYRNLLDPYSHQFANGCSRMDMLPVTLIYYLFCAQALSWPKLENGQPTMKLEHLTRQNSFETSGRAHEAMSDVESVVGLAKAFIKYDEIWSYVIGFFNKNSDLERMNKIQASALSKKYGMDVALMVSVSFGADCNYMAPVVHVGASVPYKNQGLWIRLDKEGLFDRIDEAFGGYELMTIRKKPGDQLFVLPALDRFLGKLSSASRTACIKNLDFMVQNRSRFDRTVSFHRNFKYPRVPDIDPDADLYQGGFFSFKDKKEIAIFHNIEEKKRLQAVQDFQSARVRMLARRILVRNFNEKPESAPEFRGHLKCLCGNDPKVSIKGYKEDVKLTCAKALGELEAIEADAGLSFDPDQKDLLKWLKSHIQRQSAFFADAF; encoded by the coding sequence ATGCAGACACTTTTATTCTATGATATTGAAACCTCCGGACTGAATCCGGCCTTTGATCAGGTGCTAACCTTTGCATGTATTCGAACGGATCTGTCTTTGAATGAGATCAGTAGAGAGGAGATAGTTGTTCGTCTCAGAGACGATATTGTGCCCTCGCCATGGGCATTTTTGACCCACCGACTTGACGCGAACATACTTGATGCGGGCATTAGTGAATACAGTGCAGCCTTAAAAATTCATGGGCTTTTGAATACGCCCCAAACCATCAGCGTCGGGTATAATTCCCTTGGGTTTGATGACGAATTCTTGCGTTTTCTTTTTTATCGTAATCTATTAGACCCGTATTCCCATCAGTTTGCCAATGGGTGCAGCCGCATGGATATGTTGCCTGTAACCTTGATATACTACCTTTTTTGTGCCCAGGCACTTTCCTGGCCGAAGCTTGAGAATGGGCAGCCAACCATGAAACTTGAGCATTTAACCCGGCAAAATAGTTTTGAAACTTCTGGCAGAGCCCATGAGGCCATGAGTGATGTTGAGTCTGTTGTGGGTCTGGCAAAGGCGTTTATAAAATATGATGAAATCTGGTCATATGTAATCGGCTTTTTTAATAAAAATTCGGATCTTGAGCGCATGAACAAAATTCAGGCCTCGGCTTTATCGAAAAAGTACGGAATGGATGTCGCGCTTATGGTCTCCGTTTCCTTTGGGGCAGACTGCAACTACATGGCACCGGTGGTTCATGTGGGCGCATCTGTGCCGTATAAAAATCAAGGCCTGTGGATTCGTTTGGATAAAGAGGGCCTGTTTGACCGGATTGATGAAGCCTTTGGTGGATATGAACTGATGACAATACGGAAAAAGCCGGGTGATCAATTGTTCGTTTTGCCTGCCCTGGATCGGTTTTTGGGGAAGCTTTCTTCTGCATCTCGCACGGCTTGCATAAAGAATCTTGATTTTATGGTGCAGAACCGGTCGAGATTTGATCGAACGGTAAGCTTTCATCGAAATTTCAAATATCCCCGGGTGCCGGATATAGATCCTGACGCGGATTTGTACCAGGGTGGTTTTTTTTCATTTAAAGATAAAAAAGAGATTGCGATTTTTCATAACATCGAAGAGAAAAAGAGGCTCCAGGCTGTTCAAGATTTTCAAAGTGCCAGGGTGAGGATGCTGGCCCGGAGAATTCTTGTGCGAAATTTCAATGAAAAGCCCGAATCCGCTCCGGAGTTTCGTGGGCATTTAAAATGCCTGTGCGGCAATGATCCAAAGGTGTCAATCAAAGGCTATAAGGAGGATGTCAAGCTTACTTGCGCCAAGGCACTTGGCGAACTTGAAGCGATTGAAGCGGATGCCGGTCTCTCCTTCGATCCAGATCAAAAAGACCTTTTAAAGTGGCTTAAATCGCACATTCAAAGACAATCAGCCTTTTTTGCTGATGCGTTTTAA
- a CDS encoding HU family DNA-binding protein, with amino-acid sequence MNKGDLINKVSEVLSSKKDAQAAVDCMIETITEALAANDSVTLVGFGTFKTAERKERKGRNPQTGKEINIPARNVPKFVPGKALKDAVK; translated from the coding sequence ATGAACAAAGGCGATTTAATTAACAAGGTTTCAGAAGTCCTCAGCAGCAAAAAAGATGCTCAGGCTGCCGTTGATTGCATGATAGAGACCATCACAGAGGCCCTGGCCGCCAATGACTCTGTCACCTTGGTAGGTTTCGGCACATTCAAAACAGCCGAAAGAAAAGAGAGAAAAGGCAGAAACCCGCAGACTGGAAAAGAGATCAACATTCCGGCTAGGAATGTCCCCAAATTCGTCCCCGGAAAAGCCCTTAAAGACGCTGTAAAATAA
- the ybgF gene encoding tol-pal system protein YbgF encodes MKPLYFYPCLAVVVLITGCVAPNQYEALETRVAVIEQNNSRRNRLDQTNTDDLGLLKQQMDAFSKTTRENYAEVKYDIQLLKEDFHKIQGQLEEVRYKFGVTGQERRGTLEKRLDRLDNAISRNYEKVIALEKYMGFEPSVSGTTGQVQDTEEGLYGNAKKLFDQGDLETSRIQFENFINKYPDSKNADNARFWIADSYYAEKWYEKAILEYQKVLDNYPNSNKNAAARLKQGYAFAALGEKANAKMMLEELIKRHPNSQEAKYAKEKLKNLN; translated from the coding sequence ATGAAACCTTTGTATTTTTATCCCTGCCTTGCCGTCGTTGTTTTGATAACCGGCTGTGTGGCGCCCAATCAATATGAGGCTCTGGAGACCCGGGTGGCGGTAATCGAGCAGAATAACAGCCGGCGCAATAGACTTGATCAGACAAACACCGATGATCTTGGTCTTCTGAAACAACAGATGGATGCGTTTTCCAAAACCACCCGTGAAAATTATGCTGAGGTCAAGTATGATATTCAGTTGCTCAAGGAGGATTTCCATAAAATTCAGGGGCAACTTGAGGAGGTGCGGTACAAGTTTGGTGTCACTGGGCAGGAGCGCCGGGGAACCCTTGAAAAAAGGCTGGATCGTCTGGATAATGCCATTTCCAGAAACTATGAAAAGGTGATTGCCTTGGAAAAATACATGGGATTCGAGCCCAGTGTTTCAGGAACGACAGGTCAGGTTCAGGATACCGAGGAAGGCTTGTACGGCAATGCGAAAAAACTTTTCGACCAGGGCGATCTTGAAACGTCCAGGATTCAGTTTGAGAATTTTATTAATAAATACCCGGATTCCAAGAACGCAGACAATGCAAGGTTTTGGATTGCCGATTCATATTATGCTGAAAAATGGTATGAAAAAGCTATTTTAGAATATCAGAAAGTACTTGATAATTATCCAAATTCAAATAAAAATGCAGCGGCCCGACTTAAGCAGGGATATGCATTTGCCGCCCTTGGTGAAAAAGCTAACGCAAAAATGATGCTCGAAGAATTGATCAAGCGCCATCCCAATTCCCAGGAAGCCAAATATGCCAAGGAAAAGCTTAAAAATCTTAACTGA
- a CDS encoding PilZ domain-containing protein: MEFNVKNIFIPSVGVNLVLNINTDSPMSRSSIIYDADYKKQTITIAQPTPPVTPSTPFEQLDLTTLVYIDQRRLRIGIACTPARFISNYPMADGSLVRALELEYQLPAKETNIRAAFRLSMTGRYTVKGKIVYNALEYRTPSDFKIKDISFSGLGIVILEKKEKRPHPLATLNTGTKMIMGLALVDRDQPGTIGTFPIQIQVARIKTDYSATHTLIGLKITNITSKDEETLNQFIHVAQIEELKRISKKG; encoded by the coding sequence ATGGAATTCAACGTTAAAAATATATTTATCCCCTCGGTGGGTGTAAATCTGGTACTCAACATAAATACCGATTCTCCCATGTCCCGATCCTCTATCATATATGATGCCGACTATAAAAAGCAGACCATCACCATTGCCCAGCCCACCCCCCCTGTAACGCCAAGTACACCATTTGAGCAGCTTGACCTGACAACACTGGTCTATATTGATCAACGCCGTTTACGGATAGGGATTGCCTGCACGCCAGCCCGATTTATCAGCAACTACCCCATGGCAGACGGATCTTTGGTCAGGGCGCTTGAGCTTGAATACCAGCTACCGGCAAAAGAAACCAATATACGCGCCGCCTTCAGACTATCAATGACCGGCAGATATACGGTAAAAGGCAAAATAGTCTACAACGCCCTGGAATACAGAACGCCAAGTGATTTTAAAATAAAGGATATCTCTTTTTCGGGGTTAGGTATTGTCATACTTGAAAAAAAAGAAAAGCGTCCGCACCCCTTGGCAACCCTGAACACCGGCACAAAAATGATCATGGGGCTTGCCTTGGTAGACCGTGATCAGCCCGGGACCATAGGGACCTTTCCTATACAAATTCAAGTTGCAAGAATCAAAACGGATTACTCAGCAACCCACACCTTGATCGGCCTCAAAATAACCAATATTACTTCAAAAGATGAAGAAACTTTAAACCAATTTATTCATGTTGCCCAGATAGAGGAATTAAAACGCATCAGCAAAAAAGGCTGA
- the ruvA gene encoding Holliday junction branch migration protein RuvA, translating into MIAYLEGKILRREADGIILLAGPIGYEILLDTITLSACMEKSQADEIIALYIYYHVTDRQPKPVLIGFLTPEDKEFFQLFITVSAIGPMKAVKALTRPVPQVARAIEDRDTAFLSQLAGIGKRTAEKIVATLNGKVLGFAAAQAAELESVPTESSEIVSKEARMMVSQVTEVLTEQLGHSASSAKRMIREALEKNPAISSPEDLFDEIYQEGR; encoded by the coding sequence ATGATCGCATATCTTGAGGGAAAGATTCTTCGCCGGGAGGCGGACGGCATTATTCTGCTGGCCGGCCCTATCGGTTATGAGATTCTTTTGGACACCATCACCCTGTCCGCGTGCATGGAAAAATCCCAGGCCGATGAAATAATTGCCCTGTACATCTATTACCATGTTACAGATCGGCAGCCCAAACCCGTGCTCATTGGTTTTCTTACCCCGGAGGACAAGGAGTTTTTTCAATTGTTCATCACCGTGTCGGCCATCGGTCCCATGAAGGCCGTAAAGGCGTTGACACGACCGGTACCCCAGGTGGCCCGGGCCATTGAAGATCGTGATACGGCCTTTTTATCACAACTGGCAGGGATTGGGAAAAGAACCGCAGAAAAAATTGTGGCTACTTTGAACGGAAAGGTTCTTGGGTTTGCCGCAGCCCAGGCTGCCGAATTGGAGTCCGTGCCAACCGAATCATCAGAAATCGTTTCCAAAGAAGCCCGAATGATGGTGTCGCAGGTGACCGAGGTCCTCACCGAACAACTTGGACACTCTGCGTCATCGGCAAAACGAATGATCCGGGAAGCCCTTGAAAAAAATCCAGCCATCAGTTCTCCGGAAGATCTGTTTGACGAGATTTATCAGGAGGGCAGATGA
- a CDS encoding polymer-forming cytoskeletal protein encodes MRKNTKNLSIIDKELKIDGSIESCGKLIIKGEVKGTIEGDVVIIAQDGEVNSTLTKVSSLTIGGNFKGELIASKELIILATGSCAGKVVCQDLIVENGGVLNADISCKTSSKMEPARKEKSFFSKAGAAKQKEEKQIEL; translated from the coding sequence GTGAGAAAAAATACAAAGAATTTAAGCATCATTGATAAGGAACTCAAGATAGACGGCTCCATCGAAAGTTGTGGAAAACTGATCATCAAAGGAGAAGTAAAGGGTACAATTGAGGGAGATGTTGTGATTATTGCCCAGGATGGTGAGGTTAACTCAACTTTGACAAAGGTATCCAGCCTGACCATTGGCGGTAACTTTAAAGGCGAATTGATCGCCTCCAAGGAGTTGATAATTCTTGCCACCGGTTCCTGTGCCGGAAAGGTTGTATGCCAGGACTTGATTGTGGAAAACGGTGGGGTGCTGAATGCGGATATATCCTGTAAAACCTCCAGTAAAATGGAGCCTGCCAGGAAAGAAAAATCGTTTTTTTCAAAGGCAGGTGCGGCAAAGCAAAAAGAAGAAAAACAGATAGAATTATAA
- the rplM gene encoding 50S ribosomal protein L13 has protein sequence MEKYTYSAKRSDNRENWCIIDAKDQVLGRLASQIAYRIRGKHNPLYTPHVDTGDWVIVVNADKVRLTGNKMGQKTYYRHSGYIGGIKSQTAREMLEKKPEDVLKKAVRGMLPKNRLGRKLGKKLFVYAGDQHPHAAQKPQVVEF, from the coding sequence TTGGAAAAATATACATACAGTGCAAAAAGATCTGACAACAGAGAGAACTGGTGCATTATTGATGCAAAGGACCAGGTGCTTGGGCGGCTTGCTTCCCAGATAGCGTATAGAATCCGGGGTAAACACAACCCTCTTTACACTCCCCACGTGGACACAGGTGACTGGGTGATTGTTGTCAATGCGGACAAAGTCCGTTTGACCGGAAATAAAATGGGACAGAAAACCTATTACCGCCATTCCGGTTACATCGGAGGAATTAAATCCCAAACAGCCAGGGAAATGCTTGAGAAGAAACCCGAAGATGTCTTGAAAAAGGCTGTTCGGGGAATGCTTCCAAAAAACAGGCTAGGCCGTAAGCTTGGGAAAAAATTATTTGTTTATGCAGGCGATCAGCATCCCCACGCTGCGCAAAAGCCGCAGGTCGTCGAATTCTAA
- a CDS encoding L,D-transpeptidase family protein: MTNKTKLTIQIRVILLIVCLVCCCSGICSAASVPGALIRIPENENAVIVEKKSQTLYVYSEKNGLDRPVFQAPCSTGAKPGPKSRAGDKRTPEGVYFLKDEFEDRYLTPVYGQKAFPSDYPNFLDLRLGKQGSAIWIHGTDKVLKPMDSNGCIALENKNILALSDYIHLDATPLIIVEQIDYTSFDRRTQIEKQIDGFLDQWSKALAAQSYHDYLSFYDPTYFPDISWWEAWLGIRDKAGTQHPDGFEIVLENIGIYAQGGVVVALCDMTLSRHDGRHVYLGKRQFFIRQGTASPLIIGDFFQTKDKAFNSGEPPLLAASRMLFQDESTDKLVVETVQQWMAAWSSKNMDKYARFYTSDFVCDGMGKTAWVKRKKKLARKYDYILVTGKNFKAFPTKDGYTVSFVQYYKSSGFSTHGRKQLKLVRQDGEWKIFRENWKGK, translated from the coding sequence ATGACCAACAAAACAAAATTAACCATCCAAATACGTGTAATACTCCTGATCGTCTGTCTGGTCTGTTGTTGTTCGGGGATCTGCTCTGCGGCATCGGTGCCGGGGGCTTTGATCCGGATACCTGAAAATGAAAATGCCGTTATTGTGGAGAAAAAAAGCCAGACACTTTATGTCTATTCTGAAAAAAACGGCCTTGACCGCCCGGTATTCCAGGCACCTTGTTCCACGGGGGCGAAACCGGGACCTAAAAGCCGGGCCGGTGATAAAAGAACCCCGGAAGGCGTCTATTTTTTAAAAGATGAATTTGAGGACCGATACCTGACGCCGGTATACGGACAAAAAGCTTTTCCGTCAGATTATCCCAATTTTTTGGATCTGCGCCTGGGCAAGCAGGGGTCGGCCATATGGATTCATGGAACCGATAAGGTGTTAAAGCCCATGGATTCAAACGGGTGCATTGCCCTGGAAAATAAAAATATTCTTGCGTTGTCCGATTATATTCACCTTGACGCCACTCCCTTGATCATTGTGGAGCAGATTGATTATACTTCCTTTGACAGGCGCACACAGATTGAAAAACAGATTGACGGATTTCTCGATCAATGGTCCAAAGCGTTGGCGGCACAAAGTTATCATGATTATCTGTCGTTTTATGACCCGACCTATTTTCCGGATATCTCATGGTGGGAAGCATGGCTTGGTATCCGGGATAAGGCAGGAACACAACACCCCGACGGATTTGAGATTGTACTGGAAAATATCGGTATCTATGCCCAGGGAGGTGTTGTGGTTGCGCTTTGCGACATGACGCTTTCTCGACATGACGGTCGGCATGTCTACCTGGGGAAACGACAGTTTTTTATTCGTCAGGGAACCGCCTCTCCCCTGATCATTGGCGATTTTTTCCAGACAAAGGATAAGGCGTTTAATTCCGGTGAGCCGCCCTTGCTCGCTGCGTCAAGGATGCTTTTCCAGGATGAGTCCACAGATAAACTGGTGGTTGAAACGGTTCAACAGTGGATGGCTGCCTGGTCTTCAAAAAATATGGATAAGTATGCACGATTTTATACCAGTGATTTTGTCTGTGACGGCATGGGGAAGACGGCATGGGTAAAACGCAAGAAAAAACTTGCTCGAAAATATGACTATATTTTGGTAACCGGTAAAAATTTTAAGGCCTTTCCCACCAAAGACGGGTATACGGTCAGCTTTGTCCAGTACTATAAGTCCAGTGGCTTTTCAACCCATGGAAGAAAACAGCTTAAACTTGTCAGACAGGATGGAGAATGGAAGATATTTCGAGAGAACTGGAAAGGGAAATAG
- a CDS encoding chemotaxis protein CheX encodes MDVALVNPFIEGTLHILDTTALVKVKPEPPFLKGDTVHSGDISGLLTVEGDLEATVAISFTEKSILGIVSAMFGEEMTEINEEITDAVGEISNMVAGHVTTKIGESGKQVKVKFVKVVTGRTEEILHTEAGSHVVAVPFRTTKGKVLLEICYADQSS; translated from the coding sequence ATGGACGTAGCGCTTGTCAATCCTTTCATTGAAGGAACTTTACACATTCTTGACACCACGGCTCTAGTAAAAGTAAAGCCGGAGCCGCCTTTTTTAAAGGGTGATACCGTTCATTCCGGTGATATTTCAGGCCTTTTGACGGTTGAAGGCGATCTGGAGGCGACGGTTGCGATTTCTTTTACCGAGAAAAGTATTCTGGGGATTGTCTCGGCCATGTTTGGCGAAGAAATGACCGAAATTAATGAAGAAATAACCGATGCGGTTGGGGAAATCAGCAATATGGTTGCCGGGCACGTTACTACTAAAATTGGAGAATCGGGGAAACAAGTAAAAGTTAAATTCGTAAAGGTTGTGACGGGTCGAACAGAAGAGATTTTGCATACAGAGGCCGGAAGTCACGTTGTTGCTGTTCCATTTCGCACAACCAAGGGTAAAGTGTTGCTTGAAATCTGTTATGCGGATCAAAGTTCATGA
- the pal gene encoding peptidoglycan-associated lipoprotein Pal, giving the protein MKKQMFMNVVMAVLVVGLVTMVGCSKPKVADPGTVNQSQTETDAQRAARLEAERQARLEAERIKAQQLEDERQAQIIEAKSNFLNQNILFDYDSAELTEQAKGLLREKAAWLQANPADTVTIEGHCDERGTTVYNLALGERRAKAARNYLVDLGVSGSRLSTVSYGEEKPLDPAPTEAAYRINRRAQFVIR; this is encoded by the coding sequence ATGAAAAAACAAATGTTTATGAACGTGGTGATGGCAGTATTGGTTGTCGGGCTTGTGACCATGGTCGGCTGTTCCAAGCCAAAGGTGGCTGATCCGGGTACCGTGAATCAGAGCCAAACAGAGACGGATGCCCAGAGAGCCGCTCGCCTTGAGGCCGAAAGACAAGCCCGCCTTGAGGCCGAAAGAATTAAAGCCCAGCAACTGGAAGATGAGCGCCAGGCTCAGATTATTGAAGCCAAATCAAACTTTTTGAATCAAAATATTTTATTTGATTATGACAGTGCAGAACTTACCGAACAGGCCAAAGGTCTACTCCGGGAAAAAGCGGCCTGGCTCCAGGCCAACCCAGCCGACACCGTAACCATTGAAGGGCATTGTGACGAGCGTGGCACCACGGTTTATAATTTGGCCCTGGGTGAAAGGCGCGCCAAGGCCGCCAGAAATTACCTTGTGGATTTAGGTGTTTCCGGCAGCCGTTTGAGTACCGTCAGCTATGGAGAAGAAAAGCCTTTGGATCCGGCTCCCACCGAAGCGGCTTATCGTATCAACAGGCGTGCTCAGTTTGTAATCAGGTAA
- the rpsI gene encoding 30S ribosomal protein S9: protein MESANQFYATGKRKNSVAKVWLIPGTGKIVINNRELDEYFDVPANRDALTSPLILTDKSDAFDLKVTVMGGGYTGQAGAIRQGVSKALVLSDPDLRGVLKSAGFLTRDARQKERKKYGKKGARASFQFSKR, encoded by the coding sequence ATGGAAAGTGCAAACCAATTTTACGCAACAGGTAAGCGGAAAAATTCTGTGGCCAAAGTGTGGCTGATACCTGGCACAGGGAAAATTGTAATTAATAACAGAGAATTAGACGAGTACTTTGACGTTCCGGCAAACAGAGATGCGCTGACGTCCCCTCTGATTCTCACTGATAAAAGTGATGCCTTTGATTTAAAAGTTACTGTGATGGGTGGTGGGTATACCGGTCAGGCGGGAGCCATTCGTCAAGGTGTTTCCAAGGCGCTTGTTTTATCAGACCCGGATCTACGCGGTGTTTTGAAATCCGCAGGCTTTCTTACCAGAGATGCCAGGCAGAAAGAACGTAAGAAATACGGGAAAAAGGGCGCAAGAGCCAGTTTTCAGTTTTCAAAAAGGTAA